In the genome of Gloeotrichia echinulata CP02, one region contains:
- a CDS encoding polysaccharide biosynthesis tyrosine autokinase — MESRPNIEEIDLQKYILVLQRRWIHAAGVCGIFVTLASVLAFSGRAAYMATGSMLIKTDTTSSLTGLGQGLGQIQSLTSLNNPLETQARILLSVPVMKEAIKELNLKDDKGQPIPVDDLIQSLRLEVAKGTEILDVSYADYDPAFAAKVVNKIMEIYIKNNIETNRAVAVLARKFIVEQIPGSEKSVREAESALRKFKEQNKIISLEQEAVISVQLISQLEQQLSQAQSKLADVTAQSQQLQSEANIDPRQAVTFASLSQTPGIQQALVQLQEAQTQLAVQKNTLQPSHPTIISLEAKVASLKNLLDGRIQEIGASNQQVSMGNLQIGPLRQNLIGQFVSTEAQRVGLVKQITTLSNQWSAYKQRANILPKLEQTQRELERQLNASQKTYEALLAKLQEVQLAENQTIGNARVVSPALVPEKPSGGRKLLIIIGGAVVGGIVGIIAAFTVDLIDRSVKTVQEAKELFPYTLLGVIPAFSKKSSFLPGVEQQIPKVIGRDIPQFPVGDAYQMLQANLKFLSSDKKPKAIVVTSSIPKEGKSEVAANLAVSMAQLGHRVLLVDADMRHPVQHHIWSLTNVVGLSNVMVDQVSLHTAIDEVMPNLYVLPSGVVPPNPVALLDSKRMASLVTSFAADYDYVIFDTPALSGMADASVLSKLADGVLLVVRPGVLNYSSANAAKDYLKQSGQHVLGMVINGVNVKQEPDSYFYYSQRNALEYGSVSRNSLVPKEVASKVTRKGDASR; from the coding sequence ATGGAATCTAGACCAAACATTGAAGAAATAGATTTGCAAAAATACATACTCGTTCTGCAAAGACGTTGGATACATGCGGCAGGAGTTTGTGGGATTTTCGTTACCCTCGCATCCGTATTAGCATTCTCAGGCAGAGCCGCATACATGGCAACGGGAAGTATGCTGATTAAGACGGATACAACCAGTTCACTAACTGGTTTGGGTCAAGGTCTAGGACAAATCCAGTCTTTAACTTCTCTAAACAATCCGTTAGAGACTCAAGCCAGGATACTGCTATCTGTGCCAGTGATGAAGGAAGCGATTAAAGAACTTAACCTCAAAGATGACAAAGGACAGCCCATCCCAGTCGATGACTTGATTCAAAGTCTGAGATTAGAAGTTGCCAAAGGCACTGAAATTTTAGATGTTTCCTATGCTGACTATGATCCCGCTTTTGCTGCGAAAGTGGTCAACAAAATTATGGAAATTTATATCAAAAATAATATAGAAACGAATCGGGCAGTAGCAGTCTTAGCTCGCAAATTTATTGTCGAACAAATACCTGGAAGTGAAAAATCCGTAAGAGAAGCAGAGTCAGCCCTGCGTAAATTCAAAGAGCAAAATAAAATCATTTCTCTCGAACAAGAAGCAGTGATATCAGTCCAGCTGATTTCTCAGTTAGAACAGCAACTTTCTCAAGCCCAATCCAAACTAGCTGATGTCACCGCTCAGTCACAACAGTTACAAAGTGAGGCAAACATTGATCCGCGCCAAGCTGTGACCTTTGCGTCCTTGAGTCAAACACCAGGAATTCAGCAAGCGCTGGTGCAACTTCAGGAAGCCCAAACCCAACTAGCAGTACAGAAAAACACTTTGCAGCCATCCCATCCTACCATCATCAGCTTGGAAGCCAAAGTAGCTAGTCTCAAAAACTTGCTAGATGGACGGATACAGGAAATCGGTGCTAGCAATCAGCAAGTCTCTATGGGAAATTTACAGATTGGTCCACTGCGACAAAACCTCATTGGACAATTTGTTAGCACTGAAGCACAAAGGGTCGGTTTAGTCAAACAAATAACTACCCTATCTAATCAATGGTCTGCCTACAAACAAAGAGCAAATATTTTACCCAAGCTAGAACAAACCCAACGGGAGCTAGAGCGCCAGCTGAATGCATCTCAAAAAACTTACGAAGCCTTGTTGGCGAAACTGCAAGAGGTGCAGCTAGCAGAGAACCAAACTATTGGTAATGCTCGTGTTGTCTCCCCAGCCTTAGTCCCTGAGAAGCCATCTGGTGGAAGAAAACTATTGATTATCATCGGCGGTGCCGTTGTCGGTGGTATTGTTGGCATCATTGCTGCCTTTACTGTAGATTTAATAGACCGCTCCGTCAAGACTGTTCAAGAAGCTAAAGAATTGTTCCCATACACCTTGTTGGGAGTGATTCCCGCATTTAGTAAGAAGAGTTCTTTTCTGCCAGGGGTAGAACAACAGATTCCCAAAGTTATTGGTAGAGACATTCCCCAGTTTCCTGTTGGTGACGCCTACCAAATGCTGCAAGCCAACTTGAAGTTCCTCAGTTCAGACAAGAAGCCCAAAGCAATCGTAGTTACTAGTTCCATACCCAAAGAGGGTAAGTCTGAGGTGGCTGCAAATTTAGCTGTGAGTATGGCTCAGTTAGGACATCGGGTGCTATTGGTAGATGCTGACATGCGTCATCCTGTCCAGCATCATATCTGGTCACTGACGAATGTAGTCGGGCTATCGAATGTGATGGTTGATCAAGTGTCGCTTCATACAGCAATAGATGAAGTTATGCCCAACCTCTACGTTCTTCCGTCGGGAGTTGTGCCTCCAAACCCTGTGGCGCTGTTAGATTCCAAGCGGATGGCGTCATTGGTAACCTCATTTGCTGCGGATTATGATTACGTAATTTTCGATACTCCAGCCCTGTCAGGAATGGCGGATGCTTCCGTGTTAAGCAAGTTAGCTGACGGTGTTTTACTCGTAGTTCGTCCGGGAGTGCTTAACTATAGCAGCGCCAATGCGGCTAAGGACTATCTCAAACAATCTGGACAGCATGTGTTGGGTATGGTGATTAATGGTGTGAATGTCAAACAAGAGCCTGATAGTTACTTCTACTATTCTCAGCGAAATGCGCTGGAGTATGGTTCTGTGTCGCGCAATTCTCTAGTTCCCAAAGAAGTGGCTTCCAAGGTTACACGCAAAGGCGATGCTTCGAGATAA
- a CDS encoding DUF29 domain-containing protein encodes MNNQLYEQDFNLWRKNIIEQIKENRFNDIDWEHLLLELEDMGKAEKRSFVSNLTILMAHLLKLTVQADAPEMMKASWYSSVTEHRFRVKKDLAENPSFKTYIAEVMSQAYADARKLAIKESKNAKLGVRKPALEEYPLDCPFILEELLDEDFYGGIS; translated from the coding sequence ATGAACAATCAACTGTATGAACAAGATTTTAATCTTTGGCGAAAAAACATAATTGAGCAAATTAAAGAAAATCGTTTTAATGATATAGATTGGGAGCATTTGCTTTTAGAATTAGAAGACATGGGAAAAGCTGAGAAACGGTCATTCGTGAGTAATTTAACAATACTGATGGCTCATTTACTCAAATTAACCGTTCAAGCTGATGCTCCTGAAATGATGAAAGCAAGCTGGTATAGTTCTGTAACAGAACATCGCTTCCGAGTCAAAAAGGATCTCGCAGAAAATCCTTCATTTAAAACCTATATTGCTGAAGTTATGTCTCAAGCCTATGCCGATGCTCGCAAATTGGCAATCAAAGAAAGTAAAAACGCTAAATTAGGCGTGAGAAAACCTGCTCTAGAAGAATATCCTCTCGATTGTCCTTTTATTCTAGAAGAATTATTAGATGAAGATTTTTATGGAGGTATTTCCTAG
- a CDS encoding O-antigen ligase family protein, with translation MKNTILNLGVIVIGSLYWKRIAYCISKDKTLILLVALACLSVFWSGYIGDTFSKLQSLARSTIFGAYLAARYTIRDQMRLLSWSIIVSSILSILVCILIPSFGIEFTEAGAVWKGIFFHKQLLGRTMALGCSLFIVQIFNKDKKRWLNLSLVIIPLALILLSNSKSSLILVLLSIGILSIYNIAKQQSLVRVVISLTMILFSASIAYIIIDNLEFILVDFLGKGLELNGRVPIWTLALEKIKERYWLGYGYSAFWQSDAGAYVINNTWLGRQEGSASITAWNAHNGYIEMLVQLGIIGLGLTIIHMLYLIIKTTKLLILTLTIESLWMLEFLGFIIINNISGTMTFLSPNIFWVIHVAVSISCYTEYSRIHKNKNLTKSHLI, from the coding sequence TTGAAAAATACCATTCTCAATTTAGGAGTGATAGTAATCGGTTCATTGTATTGGAAGCGGATTGCTTATTGTATAAGCAAGGACAAAACTTTAATCCTGTTAGTTGCATTGGCTTGTTTGTCTGTTTTTTGGTCTGGATACATAGGGGATACTTTTTCAAAACTTCAATCATTAGCTCGTTCAACTATATTTGGAGCTTATCTAGCGGCAAGATATACCATTAGAGATCAGATGCGTCTCCTATCTTGGTCTATTATAGTATCAAGTATTCTTAGTATACTTGTTTGTATATTAATTCCATCTTTTGGAATTGAATTTACAGAGGCTGGAGCAGTTTGGAAAGGTATTTTTTTTCACAAACAACTGCTAGGTCGGACGATGGCTCTTGGATGTTCACTTTTTATAGTTCAGATTTTCAATAAAGATAAGAAACGCTGGTTAAATTTATCTTTGGTTATCATACCACTTGCCCTTATCTTGCTATCCAATAGTAAGTCTAGCTTGATCCTCGTGTTACTCTCAATAGGAATATTGTCAATTTATAACATAGCAAAACAACAAAGCTTAGTTCGGGTAGTAATATCATTAACAATGATATTATTTAGTGCGTCGATAGCTTATATTATCATAGATAATTTAGAATTTATACTTGTAGATTTTCTAGGTAAAGGACTTGAACTTAATGGACGTGTACCGATTTGGACTTTAGCTTTAGAGAAAATTAAAGAACGATATTGGTTGGGATATGGATATTCGGCATTCTGGCAGTCTGATGCGGGTGCTTATGTTATTAATAATACTTGGCTTGGAAGACAGGAGGGTTCTGCTAGTATTACAGCATGGAATGCTCATAATGGTTATATAGAAATGCTTGTACAATTAGGTATTATAGGATTAGGATTAACCATAATACATATGTTATATCTTATCATCAAAACAACTAAATTACTCATATTAACTCTAACAATAGAAAGTTTGTGGATGCTCGAATTTTTAGGATTTATTATTATTAATAATATCAGTGGTACTATGACTTTTTTGTCGCCTAATATATTTTGGGTTATTCATGTAGCCGTAAGTATTTCATGCTATACAGAGTATAGTCGAATTCATAAAAATAAAAATCTAACCAAGTCTCATTTAATTTAA
- the aspS gene encoding aspartate--tRNA ligase, with the protein MRTHYCGELRKEHIGETVTLYGWVDRYRDHGGVTFLDLRDRSGLVQIVSDPQRTPDSYEQANTLRNEFVVEILGRVTQRPEESLNSRIPTGEVEIYADQITLLNTIRKQLPFQVASGNNDPVREDLRLKYRYLDLRRDRMARNLQLRHQVVKAVRRYLEDVEGFIEVETPVLTRSTPEGARDYILPSRVNAGEWFALPQSPQLFKQLLMVSGLDRYYQVARCFRDEDLRADRQPEFTQLDMEMSFMSQEEIIELNEKLVAHIFRTVKDINLYHPFPRLTYAEAMERYGSDKPDTRYGLELVNVSDLLKDSGFKVFREAINNGGIVKILPIPNGNDAISNVRIKPGGDLFREASEAGAKGLAYIRVRENGEIDTIGAIKDNLTEEQKQEILRRTGAKAGHLLLFGAGDAATVNKTLDRLRQVTAREFNLIDPEKINLLWITDFPMFEWNAEEKRLEALHHPFTAPHPDDLDDLKTARAQAYDLIFNGFEVGGGSRRIYQREIQEQVFEAIGLSPEEAQNKFGFLLEAFEYGTPPHGGIAYGLDRLVMLLSGEESIRDVIAFPKTQQARCLLTDAPAGVDVKQLKELHVASTYKPKS; encoded by the coding sequence ATGCGAACTCACTATTGCGGCGAACTCCGAAAAGAACATATTGGAGAAACAGTTACCTTGTACGGATGGGTAGACCGTTACCGTGATCATGGAGGCGTGACTTTTTTAGATTTACGCGATCGCTCTGGGCTAGTCCAAATCGTCAGCGACCCCCAACGTACACCAGATTCTTACGAACAGGCAAACACGCTGCGAAATGAATTCGTTGTAGAAATCCTCGGTCGGGTAACGCAACGCCCTGAAGAATCCCTCAATTCCCGCATCCCTACAGGGGAAGTAGAAATTTACGCTGATCAAATTACTTTACTCAACACGATCCGCAAGCAGTTACCCTTCCAAGTTGCCAGTGGGAATAATGATCCCGTGCGGGAAGACTTGCGGTTAAAATATCGGTATTTGGATTTACGGCGCGATCGCATGGCCCGTAACTTACAATTGCGTCATCAAGTTGTCAAAGCTGTCCGCCGTTATCTTGAAGATGTGGAAGGTTTCATCGAAGTCGAAACCCCCGTCCTCACTCGTTCCACCCCAGAAGGTGCTAGAGATTATATCTTACCAAGTCGCGTCAATGCTGGTGAATGGTTCGCTTTACCCCAATCACCGCAGTTATTCAAACAGTTACTGATGGTATCCGGCTTAGATAGATATTATCAGGTTGCCCGTTGTTTCCGCGATGAAGATCTCCGCGCCGACAGACAACCAGAATTTACCCAGTTAGACATGGAAATGAGTTTCATGTCCCAGGAAGAAATTATCGAACTCAATGAAAAATTAGTTGCTCATATCTTCAGAACAGTTAAAGACATTAACTTATACCATCCCTTCCCGCGTCTGACCTACGCTGAGGCGATGGAACGCTATGGCAGTGATAAACCAGATACCCGCTATGGTTTAGAATTAGTTAATGTTTCGGATCTACTCAAAGACTCTGGGTTCAAAGTTTTTCGTGAAGCTATTAACAATGGTGGGATCGTCAAAATCCTACCCATTCCCAACGGAAATGATGCCATATCTAATGTCCGCATCAAGCCAGGTGGCGACTTATTCCGAGAAGCCAGTGAAGCCGGTGCCAAAGGTTTAGCTTACATCCGCGTCCGAGAAAATGGTGAAATTGATACCATTGGCGCAATTAAAGACAACCTCACCGAAGAACAAAAACAAGAAATTTTGCGTCGCACCGGTGCAAAAGCAGGTCATTTGTTACTATTTGGTGCTGGTGATGCAGCTACTGTTAACAAAACTTTAGATAGACTGCGACAAGTTACTGCTAGGGAATTTAACTTAATTGATCCAGAGAAAATCAACTTACTGTGGATTACAGATTTCCCGATGTTTGAGTGGAATGCAGAGGAAAAACGGTTAGAAGCATTACACCACCCATTTACCGCACCCCATCCTGATGATTTAGACGACTTAAAAACCGCACGCGCCCAAGCTTACGACTTGATATTTAACGGCTTTGAAGTTGGCGGTGGTAGTCGGCGGATTTATCAGCGGGAAATTCAAGAACAGGTATTTGAAGCTATTGGCTTATCTCCCGAAGAAGCACAGAATAAATTTGGCTTTCTCTTAGAAGCATTTGAATATGGTACACCACCGCATGGTGGCATCGCCTACGGTTTAGATCGCTTGGTAATGTTACTCAGTGGGGAAGAATCGATTCGTGATGTCATTGCTTTTCCAAAGACACAGCAAGCACGCTGTTTGTTAACAGATGCACCTGCCGGCGTAGATGTCAAGCAGTTAAAAGAGTTGCACGTTGCTTCAACCTACAAGCCCAAGTCCTAG
- a CDS encoding helix-turn-helix domain-containing protein: MQHVTPKEAAKILGVHVSSLRRWENEGKLRAIRTPGGQRR; encoded by the coding sequence ATGCAACATGTCACTCCCAAGGAAGCCGCTAAAATCCTTGGTGTTCACGTCTCCAGTCTCCGCAGATGGGAAAACGAAGGCAAGCTTAGAGCAATCCGGACACCAGGTGGTCAAAGGCGATGA
- a CDS encoding polysaccharide pyruvyl transferase family protein: MSLKIGIITYHFTINYGATLQAYALSDFLMKHGYDVEFIDYRPKSVRLEDRRYLYPKRSWLNPIRIIEARKKNLNMNLFVEKNLKLSQKRFDTSDSLNEYKHSYDVVICGSDEIWNINSPRGLDTPYFLDFLSGKDARKVSYAASFGSTINLGLHKEKIYDFLSDFHVISVRDNNSLSLINQENFNITKVVDPTLLGNYEDIIKPPNIKHKYILVYGLLDQKEAQYVKILADQEGLDIISIGSRQRKYLTPFLKLNIFDIAPESWLGYFYNASFVATKFFHGVLFSLIFNKQFIVFSHPQKTVKVKDILNPLGLESRLLDLSEISNSPITSNDYDLLSPLLTEEQKISLNQQIQISKDYLLRNALK, from the coding sequence ATGTCTCTAAAAATCGGAATCATCACTTACCATTTTACAATTAACTATGGAGCCACATTGCAAGCTTATGCTTTATCTGATTTTCTAATGAAGCACGGATATGATGTGGAGTTTATTGATTACAGGCCTAAATCAGTTAGATTGGAAGACAGAAGATATTTATACCCTAAACGTTCTTGGTTAAATCCAATTCGGATTATAGAGGCTAGGAAAAAAAATCTAAATATGAATCTATTTGTGGAAAAAAACCTTAAACTTAGTCAAAAAAGATTTGATACTAGTGATAGCTTGAATGAATACAAACATTCATATGATGTTGTTATTTGTGGCAGTGATGAGATATGGAATATAAATAGCCCAAGAGGTTTGGATACTCCTTATTTTCTAGATTTTCTATCTGGTAAAGATGCCCGTAAAGTGAGTTATGCAGCCAGTTTTGGCTCTACGATAAATCTGGGGCTACATAAAGAAAAAATATATGATTTTCTTAGTGATTTTCATGTTATTTCAGTAAGAGATAATAATAGCTTATCGCTAATTAATCAGGAAAATTTTAATATTACAAAAGTTGTTGATCCAACACTTTTAGGAAATTATGAAGATATTATAAAGCCGCCCAATATTAAGCATAAATACATTCTCGTTTATGGCTTACTAGACCAAAAAGAAGCCCAATATGTAAAAATATTAGCAGATCAAGAAGGATTAGATATTATTTCCATAGGTTCACGACAAAGAAAATATTTAACACCATTCCTTAAGCTGAATATATTTGATATTGCACCAGAATCTTGGCTAGGTTATTTTTATAATGCATCTTTTGTCGCCACAAAATTTTTTCATGGTGTATTATTTTCACTTATATTTAATAAGCAATTTATTGTTTTTAGTCATCCTCAAAAAACAGTTAAGGTGAAAGATATACTAAATCCTTTAGGTTTAGAAAGTAGATTATTAGACTTAAGTGAAATAAGTAATTCACCAATCACCTCTAATGATTATGATTTACTATCTCCCTTATTAACAGAGGAACAAAAAATAAGTTTGAATCAACAAATTCAAATATCAAAAGATTATTTATTGCGTAACGCTCTAAAATAA
- a CDS encoding FAD-binding protein, with amino-acid sequence MSNLKIESFTSNTLSHYRTQHNFERIGEITSVDDLREYCSYAEENKVNIYIIGNGSNTLFVKRNIQSLVLKNKLPKYITPLPDNILEVSSSVSVMEVLKYCYQNSLDSFYYLASVPATIGGALAMNAGQGKHFGGATIYEFVESITFFEDGCIKTLENSQITRNYRETLFTGIHSKLILSAIFKFERTKFNDNPINSRIMWAKEYQDNTAPNCGSVFKLGNFRILGKLRGLSIGKSMFSNKTTNWIRNQSESSYSIIVLIKIAQILHFVTRQKIALEIITVD; translated from the coding sequence ATGTCTAACTTAAAAATTGAGTCTTTCACATCAAACACTCTTTCCCACTATAGAACTCAACATAACTTCGAGCGAATAGGAGAGATTACTAGTGTAGATGACTTACGTGAATATTGTAGTTACGCAGAAGAAAACAAAGTAAATATTTATATAATTGGAAATGGCTCTAACACACTCTTTGTTAAAAGAAACATACAATCGTTGGTACTAAAAAATAAATTACCTAAATACATAACTCCTTTGCCTGACAATATACTAGAAGTATCTTCTTCGGTTTCAGTTATGGAGGTATTAAAGTACTGCTACCAAAATTCTCTGGATTCTTTTTATTATCTTGCGTCTGTACCGGCAACTATTGGGGGTGCATTAGCAATGAACGCTGGTCAAGGAAAGCACTTTGGTGGAGCTACAATATACGAATTTGTTGAAAGTATAACTTTTTTTGAAGATGGATGTATAAAAACACTTGAAAATAGTCAGATTACCCGTAATTATCGAGAAACGTTATTTACTGGCATACATTCAAAACTGATATTGAGCGCGATTTTCAAGTTTGAAAGAACAAAATTTAACGATAATCCTATAAATTCTAGAATAATGTGGGCAAAAGAATATCAAGATAATACAGCGCCTAATTGTGGCTCTGTATTCAAATTGGGTAATTTTAGAATACTCGGAAAGCTTAGAGGTCTCTCAATAGGTAAATCTATGTTTTCTAATAAAACTACTAATTGGATACGGAATCAATCAGAAAGTAGCTACTCAATAATTGTCCTAATTAAAATAGCGCAAATTTTGCATTTCGTAACTAGGCAAAAAATTGCTCTCGAAATAATTACAGTTGATTGA
- a CDS encoding flippase has translation MLDKFKIKKLSLLKYRTNMGAIITNTSWLFADRILRMVISLIVGVWVARYLGVQQYGLFNYAYAFVGLFTPIATLGLDNIVIRYIVRDPSAKEKILGTTFRLKLVGGILSLLLATGSIFLLTEHEPLTVSLVVIFSATSILQAFDTIDLWFQSQVQSKYSVIAKNTAFVVTSLLKISLITLKAPLLAFAFATLAEFCLGALGLVIAYKFKKSSFFSWRWSFSLAKSLLHESLPLIFSAFAMFVNLKIDQVMLGQILGEEAVGIYSAASRISEVWYFIPAAIISSSAPAIYAAKKEGNENLYYGRLKKIMRILMLISVIISLPMTFLSVTLITTLFGNAYAESGTILSIHIWSSFFIFFGYASGIWFVAEELTHIAFIRQLIGAIINVLLNLFLIPRYSGVGAAIATIISYSFSSFLANAAHPLTKKLFMVQLKSLIIFDFKSHKF, from the coding sequence ATGCTAGATAAATTCAAAATTAAAAAGTTATCGCTCTTAAAATATCGCACTAATATGGGTGCAATTATTACAAATACAAGTTGGCTTTTTGCTGACCGTATACTCCGTATGGTTATAAGTCTGATTGTGGGAGTTTGGGTTGCACGCTATCTCGGAGTGCAGCAATATGGTCTGTTTAACTATGCATATGCTTTTGTAGGACTATTTACCCCGATTGCTACTTTGGGATTAGACAATATAGTAATCCGCTATATAGTTCGTGACCCATCGGCTAAGGAAAAAATTCTAGGAACAACTTTTCGCCTGAAATTGGTCGGTGGAATTTTATCACTACTATTAGCAACTGGTAGCATCTTTTTGTTAACTGAGCATGAGCCACTAACTGTGTCGTTAGTAGTAATTTTCTCAGCAACATCTATTTTGCAAGCGTTTGATACAATTGACTTATGGTTTCAATCTCAAGTGCAGTCAAAGTATAGTGTGATTGCTAAAAATACAGCGTTTGTAGTCACTTCCTTACTAAAGATTTCTCTGATTACACTAAAAGCACCATTGCTAGCTTTTGCTTTTGCAACATTGGCAGAGTTTTGTCTAGGTGCATTAGGTTTGGTGATTGCTTACAAATTTAAAAAGAGTTCATTTTTTTCCTGGCGTTGGAGTTTTTCCCTTGCTAAGTCTCTACTGCATGAAAGTTTGCCACTAATATTCTCTGCTTTCGCAATGTTCGTTAATTTAAAAATAGACCAAGTAATGTTAGGTCAAATTCTCGGAGAAGAGGCAGTGGGAATTTACTCTGCTGCTTCCCGTATTTCAGAAGTTTGGTATTTTATTCCAGCAGCAATTATCTCTTCCTCCGCCCCAGCAATTTATGCAGCTAAAAAAGAAGGAAATGAAAATCTATACTATGGGCGGCTCAAAAAAATTATGCGTATATTAATGCTTATTTCAGTTATAATTAGCTTACCAATGACATTTTTATCAGTTACATTAATTACTACCCTATTCGGCAACGCTTATGCAGAATCAGGTACAATCTTATCAATTCACATATGGTCTTCATTTTTTATATTTTTCGGATACGCATCAGGCATATGGTTTGTCGCGGAAGAATTAACTCACATTGCTTTTATTAGACAACTGATTGGTGCAATTATCAATGTACTGTTAAACCTATTTCTGATTCCTCGTTACTCAGGAGTAGGTGCTGCAATTGCAACAATAATTTCTTATTCATTTTCCTCATTTTTAGCTAATGCTGCTCATCCGCTGACTAAAAAACTATTTATGGTGCAACTTAAATCTCTGATCATATTTGATTTTAAATCACACAAATTTTAA